AAATTGCGAACTATGTAGGAAAAGTCGAGAGAATCAGATAGAGTGAATAATTGACCCTCCCTCCTCATTTTTTTTTCTATTGACTTTTTTGATCGATTGGCATGTAAACGATATATGTGTTCCCTTCGTACCGCGTTTCAACCCTCAATCCCGTCTTATAGAACAGATTGAGCATGCGCTTATTCTCTGCGAGGATCTCAGCGGTAAATGCCTTGATCCCCCTGTCTCGAGCAATTTTGATGAGCATGTTCATTAGGAACGTCCCGATCCCCTTGTTCTGCCAATCGTCGTGGACCACAAATGCGACCTCGGCGGTATTAGTCGTCTTATCGAGACCATATCTCCCAACACCGATGATCTTTGTCCTCTCCTTTTCTCTCACAACCGCGACTATCGCCATTTTCGTATCGTAGTCGAGATTGACGAAGTGCTGGAGCTCACGGTGAGGCATCGCCATCTTCGGCCCCATGAACCTCTGGTAGATCGTTTCTTCTGAGAACGAATAGAAGAGCTCTTTCATCATCTCCTCGTCGGTTGGCTTGATCGGCCGGAAGAATATCTGGACGCCGTCGAATGTCTTGTAAGTCTCATATTCCTGTGGATATGGAAGCCCACGGTACGGAACTTCTGATTGGTCGAGGAATACATAGTGGTGGAATTTTGCCGCTGCGAGTAGTTCTTCTCTGAACTTCGGATGAGCGATGTTGATCATCGCCAATGCTCTTTGCATAATACTCTTGCCGTGAAGCTCAGCCACACCATACTCCGTCACGACATAATGGACATCTCCGCGAGTCGTTGTCACGCCTGCACCTTCTGAAAGCCGGGGCACGATCCTCGACACCTTGCCTCCCTGGGCCGTTGAAGGGAGCGCAATGATCGGCTTCCCGCCTTTCGACCTCGCAGCGCCGCGCATGAAGTCGACTTGCCCGCCAAGTCCGGAGTAAAACATATATCCGAGCTGATCGGCGCAGACCTGGCCAGTGAGGTCGACCTCGAGCGCAGAGTTAATCGCGACCATCTTGTCATGCCTTCCTATGAGGCAAGGGTCATTTGTGTAGTCAGAAGGATGGAATTCGATAACGGGGTTGTTGTCAATGAACTCATAGAGCCTCCTCGTGCCCATGCAGAAGGAAGCGACAATCTTCCCTTTATGAACTGTTTTTTTCTTCCCAGTGATGACGCCGCTTTCGACGAGGTCGATGATGCCGTCTGAGAACATCTCGGTGTGGACGCCGAGATCCTTTTTGTTTTTCAAATGGCGCAACACCGCGTCGGGTATTGAACCATAGCCTGTCTGTATCGTTGACCCGTCGTCGACGAGGTCTGCCACAAATCTTCCTATGCGGTCGATTTCCTCTGGGTTTCCCCCGTCATCAGCCCGCCATTCCAGCAAAGGTTCGTGAGCCTCAACAAGATAATCTATGTCGGAGACATGGATGAAGCTGTCTCCTAAGATCCTCGGCATATATTGATTGACCTGCCCGATGACGACATCGGCGGACTCAGCAGCACTCTTCGTGATATCGACAGAAACACCGAGACTGCAATACCCGTGCTCATCTGGAGGCGAGACCTGAATGAGCGC
This window of the Methanomassiliicoccales archaeon genome carries:
- a CDS encoding GNAT family N-acetyltransferase, which gives rise to MSGDWRDRWRGKIRTADDAVACVERGQRVFIGTGCGEPQALVRALIGRADHLADNEFIQTISLGLVPYAEERFTDKFRLNAFFIGPNVRNAVNEGRSDYTPVYLSEIPRLIEAGRIPIDVALIQVSPPDEHGYCSLGVSVDITKSAAESADVVIGQVNQYMPRILGDSFIHVSDIDYLVEAHEPLLEWRADDGGNPEEIDRIGRFVADLVDDGSTIQTGYGSIPDAVLRHLKNKKDLGVHTEMFSDGIIDLVESGVITGKKKTVHKGKIVASFCMGTRRLYEFIDNNPVIEFHPSDYTNDPCLIGRHDKMVAINSALEVDLTGQVCADQLGYMFYSGLGGQVDFMRGAARSKGGKPIIALPSTAQGGKVSRIVPRLSEGAGVTTTRGDVHYVVTEYGVAELHGKSIMQRALAMINIAHPKFREELLAAAKFHHYVFLDQSEVPYRGLPYPQEYETYKTFDGVQIFFRPIKPTDEEMMKELFYSFSEETIYQRFMGPKMAMPHRELQHFVNLDYDTKMAIVAVVREKERTKIIGVGRYGLDKTTNTAEVAFVVHDDWQNKGIGTFLMNMLIKIARDRGIKAFTAEILAENKRMLNLFYKTGLRVETRYEGNTYIVYMPIDQKSQ